A region of the Primulina eburnea isolate SZY01 chromosome 7, ASM2296580v1, whole genome shotgun sequence genome:
TTTTATCCTTATAAATCGGCAATATCAAGCCATCCGGTCCTACCCCGACCGGACAATCCGCGTGCATCTTATGGTGCTTACTATCCCAACTTGATATCTTGAACCGTATAACAGACACGACATCGAGCCGGAAAACCACCTGGCCCTGAGCTCTGGCCGCCATGAATTGCTGCCACCGCTCGCTAGTCACCGTTAGGGTGGCTCCGCTTAGTGTTCCGGCGACAATGGTTGTATTTTTCGGCTCCTGATAAAACGAAGACAACACCGGCGAACCGACTATGCTctgatcttggtaataaacagTCAACTGCATTGAATCATAGTAAACACCAATATTCTGGTTCGCATTCCGGGCTGTGACGTTGTAGATTATCTGCATGTTCAGGAACCCGCTGTCTTGGGCCAACGCGGGGATCGAGAATTCTTCGATATGGACTCTGGGACGGTGGGGGCGTAAACTGAGCCACAGGATGAATGAAATGATGCCCGCTATGAAAAGGAGTGCCAAAACAATGGTGCAGATAAGTTTCGAAACTCGGGTGGTGAGGCTTTCTTTCACACGGTGAGCGTAGTATCGGGCCGTGTTGTGCCGATGCATG
Encoded here:
- the LOC140836033 gene encoding NDR1/HIN1-like protein 26, encoding MWSTENMIPIQSTPENRTMHRHNTARYYAHRVKESLTTRVSKLICTIVLALLFIAGIISFILWLSLRPHRPRVHIEEFSIPALAQDSGFLNMQIIYNVTARNANQNIGVYYDSMQLTVYYQDQSIVGSPVLSSFYQEPKNTTIVAGTLSGATLTVTSERWQQFMAARAQGQVVFRLDVVSVIRFKISSWDSKHHKMHADCPVGVGPDGLILPIYKDKRCPVYFS